A single Thermoanaerobacterium sp. RBIITD DNA region contains:
- the glmM gene encoding phosphoglucosamine mutase — MARLFGTDGVRGVANKELTPHLAFELGRAGAFVLTEGTRRPKILIGRDSRISGDMLQSALTAGLTSVGAEVISAGIIPTPAVAYLTRLYNADAGVVISASHNPVEYNGIKFFNKDGYKLPDEMEDKIEKIIKEKIDLPIPTGMGVGIYKENTSAQRDYIEFLKSTINCDLRGLKVVLDCAYGASSTVAPVLFNELGADVILYGAQPNGEKINVKCGSTNPQKLQEIVAGSGADVGFAFDGDADRLIAVDEKGNIVDGDHIIVMCGIHLKNIGKLNKNTVVVTVMSNIGLDIALKQNGIDVVKTKVGDRYVLEEMVRNGYSIGGEQSGHIIFLDHNTTGDGEITALKVAELLKLSGKNLSELAGSMVSYPQVLINAKVKNELKHNYMDDEVIAREIKKLEDEMKGEGRVLIRPSGTEPLVRVMVEGKDQEKIETMAKELASLIEKKLN, encoded by the coding sequence ATGGCGAGATTATTCGGAACAGATGGAGTGAGAGGTGTTGCAAATAAGGAATTAACACCACATCTCGCTTTCGAGCTTGGAAGAGCCGGCGCCTTTGTTTTAACAGAGGGCACGAGGAGGCCCAAAATTTTGATAGGAAGAGACAGCCGTATATCAGGTGATATGCTGCAGAGTGCACTAACAGCAGGACTTACATCGGTAGGTGCAGAAGTTATAAGTGCAGGGATAATACCAACACCTGCTGTTGCATATCTTACGAGGTTATACAATGCGGATGCAGGTGTCGTTATTTCAGCATCACATAATCCTGTCGAATACAATGGAATAAAGTTTTTTAATAAAGATGGTTATAAGCTTCCAGATGAAATGGAAGACAAAATAGAAAAGATTATAAAGGAAAAAATCGATTTACCGATTCCTACAGGAATGGGTGTTGGGATTTACAAGGAAAATACAAGCGCACAAAGAGACTACATCGAATTTTTAAAATCCACGATAAATTGTGACTTAAGAGGATTGAAAGTTGTTCTTGACTGTGCATATGGTGCCAGTAGCACTGTTGCACCGGTATTATTTAATGAACTCGGTGCAGATGTTATATTGTATGGTGCACAGCCGAATGGTGAGAAAATCAATGTTAAATGTGGTTCCACAAATCCTCAAAAATTGCAAGAGATTGTTGCAGGATCCGGCGCTGATGTAGGATTTGCATTTGACGGTGATGCAGATAGACTAATTGCCGTTGATGAAAAAGGAAACATTGTTGATGGAGACCATATAATAGTAATGTGTGGTATACATCTAAAGAATATAGGTAAACTTAATAAAAATACAGTAGTTGTTACTGTAATGAGCAATATAGGTCTCGATATCGCACTTAAGCAAAATGGCATAGATGTCGTTAAAACAAAAGTCGGCGACAGATATGTATTGGAGGAAATGGTTAGAAACGGTTACTCAATAGGTGGCGAGCAATCAGGTCATATAATATTTCTTGACCACAATACAACAGGAGATGGCGAGATTACTGCATTAAAAGTTGCGGAATTACTCAAATTAAGTGGCAAGAATCTTTCAGAATTAGCCGGAAGTATGGTATCATACCCACAGGTACTGATAAACGCAAAAGTAAAAAATGAACTTAAGCATAATTATATGGATGATGAAGTCATAGCGAGGGAAATAAAGAAATTAGAAGATGAAATGAAAGGTGAAGGCCGTGTCTTAATAAGACCGTCAGGAACAGAGCCACTCGTTAGAGTAATGGTTGAAGGAAAAGATCAAGAAAAAATTGAAACAATGGCGAAGGAATTGGCAAGTTTAATCGAAAAGAAGTTGAACTAA
- a CDS encoding universal stress protein, which translates to MVLSYEPGVKSRIMVCVTPQKSCRRLVERGAERAKETDGEFCVVYVNKNNDIYKDLKEHRILLELFEMAQKRGGRVSILVGKKISDTLAEFARENDITEIIVGKSLRSAFDVLLHGDIINPLIKRVEESNIMVEVIE; encoded by the coding sequence ATGGTTTTAAGTTACGAGCCTGGGGTAAAGAGCAGAATAATGGTTTGCGTGACGCCCCAGAAAAGTTGCCGCAGGCTTGTTGAAAGAGGAGCTGAAAGAGCTAAGGAAACAGATGGAGAATTTTGTGTTGTATATGTAAACAAAAATAACGATATATACAAAGATTTAAAAGAACACAGGATTTTGCTCGAGCTTTTTGAAATGGCACAAAAGAGAGGTGGGAGAGTATCTATCTTAGTAGGCAAAAAGATTTCCGATACATTAGCTGAATTCGCCAGGGAAAACGATATCACTGAGATAATTGTTGGTAAATCTCTGAGGTCTGCCTTTGATGTACTATTACATGGTGATATAATAAACCCACTTATTAAACGAGTTGAAGAAAGCAATATTATGGTAGAAGTCATAGAATGA
- a CDS encoding 2-oxoacid:acceptor oxidoreductase family protein — translation MILTYRIPVNDIANQLGNLKTANIVVIGAIMMTKNIVTEEVIMNALRKILKENLIPINMLAYNKGKDFINSELIIE, via the coding sequence GTGATATTGACATATAGAATACCTGTGAATGATATTGCAAATCAGCTTGGAAATTTAAAGACTGCCAATATAGTTGTGATCGGGGCAATAATGATGACTAAGAATATAGTCACTGAAGAAGTAATAATGAATGCACTTAGAAAAATACTAAAAGAAAATCTTATACCAATTAATATGCTGGCATATAATAAAGGGAAAGATTTTATAAACTCGGAATTAATTATAGAGTAA
- a CDS encoding CdaR family protein, giving the protein MLNKNITIKILSVVLAFVLWLYVMGEKNPEITVDIGNIPVNIVNVNTLEKKGLTLIDNKNYTVTVKVRGRRSDIMGIRSSDIQVQADLSRVTTKGTNVIPVEISSIPKNITFVSANPSEIKIDIDNIAKVQMPVSVKVSGNVADGYAMKPAISTPGEVVISGPESKINLVKNVIAQVNMSNKTKDVKISVPAVAVDRDNNEVKGINIDPKFVDVGIAVNRAIRVPVNAKIFGKPQNGYDIAAVNVLPEYVYVTGEDAVLNGIKNINTKQIDITGLNHSLTQNVQFDLPQGVSLVKDSTAKVYIDIQKIITKDITLTNIEVKDTNNRNVTLNNSSITISVEGLESVVNNTTADNFNASIDISNLSSGKQNANVNVTTDLNLKITKISPNTLSVNIP; this is encoded by the coding sequence GTGCTGAATAAAAATATAACCATAAAGATTCTTTCGGTTGTCCTTGCATTTGTTTTATGGCTTTATGTTATGGGGGAAAAAAACCCAGAGATAACAGTTGATATAGGCAATATTCCCGTTAATATAGTTAATGTTAATACACTTGAAAAGAAAGGACTTACATTAATTGACAATAAAAATTATACAGTGACAGTTAAGGTTAGGGGGAGGCGCAGTGATATAATGGGTATAAGGTCATCTGATATCCAAGTACAAGCTGATTTAAGCAGAGTTACAACAAAGGGTACGAATGTCATTCCGGTTGAAATTAGCTCTATTCCAAAGAATATCACGTTTGTTTCTGCTAACCCTTCTGAAATTAAAATAGATATCGATAATATTGCAAAGGTACAGATGCCAGTCAGTGTCAAAGTGAGTGGCAATGTAGCAGATGGTTATGCGATGAAGCCGGCAATTTCCACACCTGGTGAAGTCGTAATTAGTGGGCCTGAGAGCAAAATAAACTTAGTCAAAAATGTCATTGCACAAGTGAATATGTCAAATAAAACAAAGGATGTAAAGATATCTGTACCTGCCGTAGCTGTTGATAGGGATAACAATGAAGTTAAGGGAATCAATATAGATCCTAAATTTGTTGACGTAGGAATTGCTGTAAACAGAGCCATAAGGGTGCCTGTAAATGCTAAAATTTTTGGGAAACCTCAAAATGGTTATGATATTGCAGCTGTTAATGTTCTACCAGAATATGTCTATGTGACAGGGGAAGATGCGGTTTTAAATGGTATAAAGAATATCAATACAAAGCAGATTGATATTACAGGATTGAACCACTCACTTACACAAAATGTTCAATTTGACCTGCCACAGGGTGTAAGCCTTGTAAAAGATTCTACGGCAAAAGTCTATATTGACATTCAGAAAATAATAACGAAAGATATAACATTGACAAATATTGAAGTAAAAGATACAAATAATAGAAATGTAACACTTAATAATTCATCAATTACCATTTCTGTTGAAGGACTTGAAAGTGTAGTCAATAATACTACAGCGGATAACTTCAATGCATCTATCGATATATCGAATTTAAGTTCGGGTAAGCAAAATGCAAATGTCAATGTTACGACCGATCTAAACTTAAAAATAACAAAGATTAGTCCAAATACTTTAAGTGTAAATATACCGTAA
- a CDS encoding LysE family transporter: protein MVLWGIFISAFLIGFSGAMMPGPMLGVTIDGSLKKGWRAGPLTVLGHGILELILIIIMTFGLKDFFSNPTVAGFIGLFGGAFLAWMGYGMIKSGINKSVSLENQRAGNSAGMRNLVLAGALVSATNPYFILWWASTGMESIRQSYTSGLIGVFFFFIGHVLSDFVWYSAISTAFSKGKKLISDVVYRWIILLLGIFIIAFSIYFIGSGWKMLLGAIK, encoded by the coding sequence ATGGTTTTGTGGGGAATTTTCATTAGTGCTTTTTTAATAGGCTTTTCAGGAGCAATGATGCCTGGGCCTATGTTAGGGGTCACGATTGATGGCAGTCTTAAAAAAGGGTGGAGAGCAGGCCCTTTGACAGTATTAGGACATGGAATCCTGGAACTTATACTAATTATCATCATGACGTTCGGACTTAAAGATTTCTTCTCTAATCCGACAGTTGCAGGATTTATCGGATTATTTGGCGGTGCTTTTCTTGCATGGATGGGGTATGGAATGATAAAGTCTGGTATAAATAAGTCAGTTTCTCTGGAGAACCAAAGAGCAGGGAATAGTGCAGGCATGAGAAATCTTGTATTGGCGGGAGCACTTGTAAGTGCTACTAATCCCTACTTCATTCTCTGGTGGGCGTCAACGGGGATGGAATCAATACGACAGTCTTATACTTCAGGTTTAATTGGTGTATTTTTCTTTTTCATCGGACATGTTTTATCAGACTTTGTCTGGTATTCAGCAATTTCCACAGCATTTTCCAAAGGCAAGAAACTGATAAGTGATGTTGTATATCGCTGGATTATTTTATTGTTGGGCATATTTATTATAGCATTTTCAATATATTTTATAGGCAGCGGCTGGAAGATGCTATTGGGGGCGATAAAGTGA
- a CDS encoding flavodoxin domain-containing protein: MEDNSNKVVVIYKSKYGSAQRYAQWIADEVKADLFERSKITLNDILKYDTIVYGGSLYAAGILGISLIKKNFDKLKDRKVIVFSVGASPVYPEAIDDIKNNNFTEEMKERVHFFHLRGGFNYKKLNPIDKVLMYLLKKKLEHKKPDELTDDEKGMLACYKHPVDWTNKKSINPIIELIKSRTK; encoded by the coding sequence ATGGAAGATAACAGTAATAAAGTAGTTGTTATTTACAAATCAAAATATGGCAGTGCACAACGCTATGCACAGTGGATTGCAGATGAAGTCAAGGCGGATTTATTTGAAAGGTCTAAAATTACATTAAACGACATTCTCAAATATGATACAATTGTTTATGGCGGTTCGTTGTATGCTGCTGGTATTTTGGGTATCTCACTCATAAAAAAGAACTTCGACAAATTAAAAGATAGAAAAGTGATAGTGTTTTCTGTAGGTGCGTCTCCAGTATATCCTGAAGCAATAGACGATATTAAAAATAATAATTTTACTGAAGAAATGAAGGAAAGAGTTCATTTCTTCCACTTGCGGGGTGGCTTCAATTATAAGAAGTTAAATCCAATTGATAAGGTTTTAATGTATCTTCTTAAGAAAAAACTGGAGCATAAGAAGCCTGATGAACTTACTGATGATGAAAAAGGAATGCTTGCATGCTATAAACATCCTGTTGACTGGACAAATAAAAAATCAATAAATCCGATTATTGAATTAATAAAAAGTAGGACCAAATGA
- the glmS gene encoding glutamine--fructose-6-phosphate transaminase (isomerizing), giving the protein MCGIVGYIGDEQATPILIEGLKKLEYRGYDSAGIAVLNDGNISIKKSKGRISVLEEALKKENLYGSIGIGHTRWATHGEPSDINSHPHLSQSGIIAVVHNGIIENYLPLKKRLIEEGYTFKSETDTEVVANLLEYYYKGDIVEAVMKVLDRIEGSYALGVLSKDHPDMIVAARKDAPLIVGLGEGENFIASDVPAILKHTRKVFFLDDKEIAIIKKDSVKVIDEFGKNVEKSVYEVKWNVEAAEKGGYEHFMLKEIHEQPNAIKDTLRGRIVNDDEIILDKVKITKDELDKIEKIFIVACGTAYHAGVVGKYAIEKFARIPVEVDIASEFRYRDPIINEKTLTIVVSQSGETADTIAALKEAKRHESRVIAITNVVGSSISREADDVIYTWAGPEIAVASTKAYTTQLVALYLIALDFALKKGTIEKEYAKQICDELKKLPEKAERILNYKDELQEFASNHFNTKDVFYLGRGLDYAVAMEGSLKLKEISYIHSEAYAAGELKHGTLALIENGTLVIALATQEHLFEKMLSNIREVTTRGGYVLAFAMEGNKQLEGIVEKVIYLPKTMEEVAPIITVIPLQLLAYYMAVEKGCDVDKPRNLAKSVTVE; this is encoded by the coding sequence ATGTGTGGAATTGTTGGATATATTGGTGATGAACAGGCGACGCCAATATTGATTGAAGGTCTTAAAAAACTCGAGTATAGGGGGTACGACTCTGCCGGTATAGCTGTCTTAAATGACGGAAATATAAGTATAAAGAAATCAAAAGGCAGAATCAGCGTACTTGAAGAGGCATTAAAGAAGGAAAATCTTTATGGTTCTATTGGAATAGGACATACGAGGTGGGCAACACATGGAGAACCATCTGATATAAATTCACACCCACATTTATCACAATCAGGGATAATAGCCGTTGTCCATAACGGTATAATAGAAAATTATTTACCATTGAAGAAGAGACTTATAGAAGAAGGGTATACTTTTAAATCAGAGACAGACACAGAAGTTGTTGCAAATCTTCTTGAGTACTATTATAAAGGGGACATTGTAGAGGCAGTTATGAAAGTCCTCGATAGGATAGAGGGTTCTTATGCGCTTGGTGTTCTCTCAAAAGACCATCCAGATATGATAGTTGCTGCAAGAAAGGATGCCCCACTTATAGTAGGTCTTGGGGAAGGTGAAAACTTCATAGCTTCGGATGTTCCTGCTATATTAAAGCATACGAGGAAAGTATTCTTTCTTGATGATAAAGAAATTGCGATAATAAAAAAAGACAGTGTCAAAGTTATAGACGAGTTTGGCAAAAATGTAGAAAAATCTGTTTATGAAGTAAAATGGAATGTAGAAGCGGCAGAAAAAGGCGGATATGAACATTTTATGTTAAAAGAAATACATGAACAGCCAAACGCTATAAAAGACACCTTAAGAGGAAGAATAGTAAATGATGATGAGATAATCCTTGATAAAGTAAAAATAACAAAGGACGAACTTGATAAAATAGAAAAGATATTCATAGTAGCATGTGGTACAGCATATCATGCAGGTGTTGTCGGGAAATATGCTATAGAGAAATTTGCAAGAATACCTGTTGAAGTAGATATAGCATCAGAATTTAGATATAGAGATCCGATAATAAACGAAAAAACCCTTACAATAGTAGTAAGCCAGTCTGGTGAGACGGCTGATACGATTGCAGCATTAAAAGAAGCAAAAAGACATGAATCAAGGGTTATTGCCATAACAAATGTCGTAGGAAGCTCTATATCGAGAGAAGCAGATGATGTAATCTATACATGGGCAGGTCCAGAAATCGCGGTCGCATCGACAAAAGCATATACGACACAGCTTGTAGCACTGTACCTTATAGCACTTGACTTTGCATTAAAGAAAGGTACTATAGAAAAAGAATATGCAAAACAGATCTGCGATGAGTTAAAGAAACTTCCTGAGAAGGCAGAACGCATATTGAATTACAAAGATGAGCTTCAAGAATTTGCATCAAATCATTTTAATACGAAAGACGTATTCTATTTGGGAAGAGGTCTTGACTACGCTGTCGCTATGGAAGGATCTTTAAAGCTTAAAGAAATATCATATATACATTCAGAAGCATACGCAGCAGGTGAATTAAAACATGGAACATTAGCATTGATTGAAAATGGCACATTAGTCATTGCATTGGCAACACAGGAACACCTTTTTGAGAAGATGCTCAGCAATATAAGAGAAGTAACAACAAGAGGCGGCTACGTACTTGCATTTGCAATGGAAGGAAATAAGCAATTAGAAGGAATCGTCGAGAAAGTCATATATTTACCGAAGACGATGGAAGAAGTAGCTCCTATAATCACAGTAATACCGCTGCAGCTTTTAGCCTACTACATGGCAGTTGAAAAAGGATGCGATGTTGATAAACCTCGTAACCTTGCAAAAAGCGTAACCGTAGAATGA
- a CDS encoding plasmid pRiA4b ORF-3 family protein: MKILQLKITLKDVKPPVWRRVLVRDDITFYKLHRIIQYAMGWFESHLYEFNLGDIIIGEKDDDWDFCSRYEVKSAKRVKVSSMNFAPKDKFRYVYDFGDNWRHDIVVEKVLDPEEGVKYPVCIGGKRNCPPEDVGGPWRYENFLEAIQDPQHPEHESMLEWVGGSFDPEEFSIDEVNNMLKMIK; encoded by the coding sequence ATGAAAATTCTTCAGTTGAAAATAACATTAAAAGACGTAAAGCCTCCTGTCTGGAGGAGGGTATTGGTTAGAGACGACATCACATTTTATAAACTCCACAGGATAATCCAGTATGCAATGGGATGGTTTGAATCCCACCTTTATGAGTTCAATCTGGGAGATATAATTATAGGGGAAAAAGATGATGATTGGGACTTTTGTAGCAGATATGAAGTAAAAAGTGCAAAAAGGGTAAAGGTAAGCAGTATGAACTTTGCGCCCAAGGATAAATTCAGATATGTTTATGATTTTGGTGATAATTGGAGGCATGACATTGTTGTTGAGAAGGTGCTTGACCCAGAAGAAGGCGTTAAATATCCAGTATGTATCGGTGGTAAAAGAAATTGCCCGCCTGAAGATGTAGGGGGGCCATGGAGATATGAAAACTTTCTTGAAGCAATCCAAGACCCGCAGCATCCAGAGCATGAATCCATGCTTGAATGGGTAGGAGGTTCATTTGACCCTGAAGAATTTAGCATAGATGAAGTCAATAATATGTTAAAGATGATAAAGTAA
- a CDS encoding CPBP family intramembrane glutamic endopeptidase — translation MVFGEEFIFRGYFIQRLAVATKSDLFAIIFSSLLFGLWHFPNGRNVLQVIMTTILGLFYGFSKYKMKNCSTVSVSVAHGLHDAAIALLSYFLL, via the coding sequence GTGGTTTTTGGAGAAGAGTTTATCTTTAGAGGTTATTTCATACAAAGGTTAGCGGTAGCAACAAAATCTGATTTATTCGCCATAATTTTTTCGTCATTATTATTTGGATTATGGCACTTTCCAAACGGACGCAATGTTTTGCAAGTGATAATGACAACAATATTGGGACTGTTTTATGGATTTTCAAAGTATAAAATGAAAAACTGCTCAACAGTATCCGTATCGGTAGCACATGGCTTACATGATGCGGCAATTGCATTGTTGAGTTATTTTCTCTTATGA
- the dinB gene encoding DNA polymerase IV: protein MRNILHVDMNAFYASCEQSRDKSLKGKPVLIAGDPSRRHGIVLTASYEARKYGIKTGMANWQASVLCPDAIFLKPDFDSYVQYSIKMINILKEFSPLVEQFSIDEAWVDVTGCEGLFGNPIDIAHKIQNRIKDTLDLPCSIGISENKLIAKMASELKKPMGITFLPIDKVKDVLWPLDIEELMWIGHARGKKLKSLGINTIGDLAHTPITFLSDLFGKCGRDIYYFANGIDLSPVKPYAIDAKSFGNTITLPRDYTDIEDIKRGMLSLSEMVGSRMRKQNFMGKTVSITVKDADFKTLTRSQTIDYTVLTEDIFDAAMKLFTENYGLRFKIRMLGVSISNLVKIDRDIQLSLFQNLRYEKLKKLNYAVDMIRDRYGFDSISRGLILSGERVKQIAPLSGMKNFDPRAHSYFEL from the coding sequence ATGAGGAACATTCTTCACGTCGATATGAATGCTTTTTACGCTTCATGCGAACAGTCAAGGGATAAGAGTTTAAAAGGTAAACCAGTACTCATTGCCGGCGACCCTTCAAGGCGCCATGGAATTGTCCTTACTGCTTCATATGAAGCAAGGAAATATGGGATAAAAACGGGTATGGCTAATTGGCAGGCAAGTGTGCTTTGTCCTGATGCAATATTTTTAAAGCCCGACTTCGATAGCTATGTACAGTATTCCATTAAAATGATAAATATTTTAAAAGAATTTTCTCCTTTGGTAGAGCAATTTTCCATTGATGAAGCATGGGTTGATGTTACAGGTTGTGAAGGCTTATTTGGAAATCCCATTGATATTGCTCATAAGATACAAAACAGGATTAAAGACACCCTTGACTTGCCGTGTTCCATAGGTATTTCGGAAAATAAGCTTATCGCGAAAATGGCATCAGAATTAAAAAAGCCTATGGGAATCACATTTCTTCCCATAGACAAAGTAAAAGATGTCCTATGGCCTCTTGACATTGAAGAACTTATGTGGATCGGACATGCGAGGGGAAAAAAATTAAAAAGTCTCGGCATAAATACGATTGGAGACTTAGCACATACTCCCATTACCTTCCTTTCGGATCTTTTTGGAAAGTGCGGGCGCGATATATATTATTTTGCAAATGGCATTGACCTAAGTCCTGTAAAACCTTATGCTATAGATGCCAAATCTTTTGGGAATACTATTACACTTCCGAGAGATTATACAGATATCGAAGATATCAAAAGAGGTATGCTTTCACTTTCTGAAATGGTAGGTTCCCGCATGAGAAAGCAGAACTTCATGGGAAAAACAGTAAGTATAACCGTGAAGGATGCCGATTTTAAGACATTGACCCGATCTCAAACAATTGATTACACAGTTTTGACAGAAGATATCTTTGATGCCGCTATGAAGCTTTTTACGGAGAATTACGGCTTGAGATTTAAAATAAGAATGCTTGGTGTAAGCATATCGAACCTTGTGAAAATCGACCGGGATATTCAATTAAGCTTATTTCAGAATTTGAGATATGAAAAGCTAAAAAAACTCAATTATGCAGTTGATATGATAAGAGATAGATATGGATTTGACAGTATTTCACGAGGGTTAATCCTATCAGGTGAAAGGGTAAAGCAAATTGCGCCCTTATCAGGCATGAAAAATTTTGATCCGAGAGCACACAGTTATTTTGAGCTTTAA
- a CDS encoding lysophospholipid acyltransferase family protein: MFLYYFIKILTAMLFMLFYSFKVIYEDRIPDEPCIFVANHQSLLDPIAVVDALNRKVIFLASEDLYKIPILNYILITTGNIPIKKKSADINAIKRALNVLNKGYSIALFPEGGISPNGELKEGYKGAMYLSYKSGRPIVPIGINGTYDIMPLGKYKLGEGKISVKIGSAIYPDMSLPKNESIETLKDKVMHKVKKLIEA; the protein is encoded by the coding sequence ATGTTCTTATATTATTTTATAAAAATATTAACAGCCATGTTATTTATGTTATTTTACAGCTTTAAAGTGATATACGAAGACAGGATTCCAGATGAACCCTGTATATTTGTGGCGAATCATCAAAGCCTTTTAGATCCAATTGCTGTAGTTGATGCACTAAATAGGAAAGTCATCTTTCTTGCCAGTGAGGACTTATATAAGATACCAATTTTAAATTATATATTGATAACAACAGGTAATATACCGATAAAGAAAAAATCGGCGGATATAAATGCTATAAAAAGGGCACTTAATGTCTTAAATAAGGGGTATTCTATAGCATTATTCCCGGAAGGCGGTATCTCACCAAATGGAGAACTAAAGGAAGGTTATAAAGGTGCTATGTACCTTTCATATAAATCTGGAAGACCTATAGTTCCTATAGGAATAAATGGCACATATGATATAATGCCGTTAGGCAAATATAAACTTGGTGAAGGAAAAATATCTGTCAAAATAGGAAGTGCCATATATCCAGATATGTCATTGCCAAAAAATGAATCAATAGAAACATTGAAAGATAAAGTTATGCATAAGGTAAAAAAACTCATTGAAGCATAA
- the cdaA gene encoding diadenylate cyclase CdaA: MLSGLIEIIKTMKINDIIDIAIIAYVMYRLILVIRKTRAEQLFKGIIILIILTKLSEWLQLRTVNYLLSNAMTVGVIALLIVFQPELRRALESLGRSEFIRRNFFIINDEVQDITDVIIEICDAVQFLSRSKIGALIVLERNTGLNELIETGISLDSKISSELLINTFIPNTPLHDGAVIIRGDRIMAAGCFLPLTDNQNLSTELGTRHRAAIGVTEVSDAVSVIVSEETGTISLAQNGRISRHLDIKTLKEVLLSMFKAKESKASNWLKWGNKRAE; this comes from the coding sequence TTGTTAAGCGGACTTATAGAAATAATAAAAACGATGAAAATCAACGATATAATAGACATTGCCATCATAGCATATGTAATGTATCGCCTTATATTAGTCATAAGAAAGACGAGAGCTGAACAGCTTTTTAAAGGAATTATAATACTCATAATATTAACGAAATTAAGCGAATGGCTACAGCTTAGAACCGTAAATTATTTATTAAGCAATGCTATGACAGTTGGCGTAATAGCGCTTTTGATAGTTTTTCAGCCGGAATTACGGCGTGCTCTTGAATCACTTGGCAGAAGCGAATTTATAAGAAGAAATTTTTTCATCATCAATGATGAAGTTCAGGACATAACAGATGTCATAATTGAGATATGTGATGCTGTACAATTTCTTTCAAGGTCAAAAATAGGTGCACTTATAGTTTTAGAGAGAAATACCGGACTTAACGAGCTTATTGAAACAGGTATATCCCTTGATTCAAAGATATCCAGTGAGCTTTTGATAAATACATTTATACCAAATACGCCACTGCATGATGGTGCAGTCATAATAAGGGGTGACAGGATAATGGCGGCGGGATGTTTTCTGCCACTTACAGATAACCAAAACTTAAGTACAGAACTTGGTACAAGACATAGAGCTGCCATAGGTGTGACAGAAGTTTCCGATGCTGTTTCTGTCATAGTATCTGAAGAAACTGGTACGATATCATTAGCTCAAAACGGAAGAATATCAAGGCATCTTGATATAAAGACCTTAAAAGAAGTTCTTTTGAGTATGTTTAAAGCTAAAGAGAGCAAAGCGTCTAATTGGTTAAAATGGGGGAATAAACGTGCTGAATAA